Proteins from a genomic interval of Chroococcidiopsis thermalis PCC 7203:
- a CDS encoding DUF1206 domain-containing protein: MQKLITDNSWIERIARFGYAVKGVVYFIVALLAMPVALGIGGEAAGTSDALQIIVAQPLGKFLLTIVAVGLTSYAVWRFVQAFVDPEHRGSQANRVIPRLGYAISGASYAGLAVTAMQIVAGAGSHSSSWRQDWTARLLAQPFGQWLVGIVGAIVLGIGVSFTYLAFTKRFRQRLQLTQMSTAGVKWAMGIGRFGVTARGVAFGVIGLLLIQAAVQSDPDEVQGLGGALQTLAEEPFGRWLLGIIAIGLVAYAIHLLILSRYRRIRI, from the coding sequence ATGCAAAAGCTCATTACTGATAACTCGTGGATTGAGCGGATTGCACGGTTTGGCTATGCGGTTAAAGGAGTGGTTTACTTCATCGTCGCTTTGCTAGCAATGCCAGTGGCGCTTGGCATTGGTGGTGAGGCGGCTGGGACGAGTGATGCTCTCCAAATAATCGTGGCGCAGCCATTGGGAAAATTTTTGCTGACGATAGTGGCTGTAGGTTTAACGAGTTATGCAGTTTGGCGTTTCGTTCAAGCGTTTGTAGATCCCGAACATCGAGGCAGTCAGGCAAACAGAGTTATCCCCCGCCTAGGCTATGCGATTAGCGGCGCGAGTTATGCAGGTTTAGCCGTGACTGCCATGCAGATTGTTGCTGGTGCGGGAAGTCATAGTAGTAGTTGGAGACAAGATTGGACGGCACGCTTGCTAGCACAACCTTTCGGTCAATGGTTAGTGGGGATAGTGGGAGCGATTGTGCTAGGTATAGGCGTTTCCTTTACATATCTAGCCTTTACCAAGCGATTCCGCCAACGGCTGCAATTAACTCAAATGAGTACCGCTGGGGTAAAATGGGCGATGGGCATCGGTAGATTTGGCGTGACTGCCCGTGGCGTTGCTTTCGGTGTTATCGGTCTGCTGCTGATTCAAGCCGCCGTTCAGTCCGACCCAGATGAAGTTCAAGGGCTGGGTGGGGCGCTGCAAACGCTAGCAGAAGAACCCTTTGGTCGATGGCTTTTAGGTATTATTGCGATTGGTCTTGTCGCATATGCCATCCACTTGCTGATACTGTCACGCTATCGACGGATTAGGATTTGA
- a CDS encoding eCIS core domain-containing protein: MKRRKIICLSFISVFLFLTILVFQSYKLQVFQFKRCHWLDLSCYPHFRESTTVIAEELWGQAGVVAYQAAARWMYANNGSSQELDDIQKQYLRPYFGDLVDRVAIAYNAKLMDGWLYADFKIDIGQVDAVAQTYCQRIYLEGSYKPRDSRQLALLAHELVHSRQCEQLGGTSQFGYHYFKEYKQAGQNYANNIMEIMANNFENRFAGWVSQQLASERIEPEQKVN, from the coding sequence ATGAAAAGAAGGAAGATTATTTGCTTGAGTTTTATTAGTGTTTTTTTATTCTTAACTATATTAGTTTTTCAGAGCTACAAACTTCAAGTATTTCAGTTCAAACGCTGTCATTGGCTCGATCTATCTTGCTATCCACATTTTCGAGAATCTACAACAGTAATTGCTGAAGAATTATGGGGTCAAGCAGGTGTAGTAGCATATCAAGCAGCGGCTCGGTGGATGTATGCTAATAATGGCAGCAGTCAAGAATTAGACGATATACAGAAACAGTATTTACGCCCCTATTTTGGAGATTTAGTCGATCGCGTGGCGATCGCCTACAATGCTAAACTGATGGACGGCTGGTTGTACGCTGATTTCAAAATAGATATCGGACAAGTTGATGCTGTTGCTCAAACTTATTGTCAGCGGATTTATCTAGAAGGCTCGTACAAACCTAGAGATTCTCGTCAACTGGCGTTATTAGCTCACGAACTCGTACACTCTAGGCAATGCGAACAATTAGGTGGTACAAGTCAGTTTGGCTATCATTATTTCAAGGAGTATAAACAGGCAGGTCAGAATTACGCAAATAATATCATGGAAATTATGGCGAATAATTTTGAAAATCGATTTGCTGGATGGGTTTCTCAGCAGTTAGCAAGCGAGCGAATAGAACCAGAGCAAAAAGTGAATTAA